A segment of the Lolium perenne isolate Kyuss_39 chromosome 3, Kyuss_2.0, whole genome shotgun sequence genome:
GCCACGCGGATCCCGTCAAGGTAGCAGAGTCCGGCTGTTTCGACTGAAAAGTGAAACGTTGCCCTAGGATCCAGGGATTTTCCTAGATGCGTTATAGGATAATAAAGTCGTGTGCTATATCTTGTTTattaaaaattaataaaatatgAGCTGGCAAAAATAATGTTAGAGACCATATATGGGAATATTGCATTTTCATTAATCTCATCCCATTGTACAAATATAAAGTGCATGTTTACCAagcactagttgaatgcccgtgcgttgctacgatcTTTTATAGTTTTTCGTCGCTACACTCGCACATGTAAACTTAGAATTTATGTAACTATTCACGTACTTACAAAATAGTGCTACGTATTGTTCTAAAAATGTTCGCTTTCCAGTCCATACAATTCAACACCACACATATTTCTACACCATACGATATATTACGCCACAGAAAAATCGTGCTTGGTGAGCACCCGTATCCACACCATGTATACTGCATCAAGATTCGTGCTAATTCTTTTTGTTCCCATCTCAAACAATTTCTCATTTTTGTATCTCTCACACCACACATTCTTTGAAGTTAAAAACTTACAGATCACTTAAACATAACAATTGGAATGTGGgaaaaatattttggattttttatgtcattatctatatatgtatctcaagaatttattttgaattttaaatattttaaattttaaattttcacaaaaaaaattTGAACTATTTTTCCTCCATTCTATTTGTTgttttgactgatttgcaaaAAAATCTAATCGAAATATTGTATAAGTTGAGagatagaaaaaagaaaagacaaaaaaatgaGAAGGTGCGTGGAGCGCACCTGCTCCACCACACTTTTCCCGTGAAAATAATATAAAAGTCACATGTCACAATACAGTATGACACAAATGTCTCAGATATTTATAGTTGACTCCCTATAGGCCAATGATCATGAACGACTATAGAGCTCCAGTATGACTCACCATACTTGACTTCAAAGCTACACTTGTGTCCTCGTGATGAACTTATTATTATCAGTTGTATCTCAATACAGATAACAAAGAAGCGGGATAAACCAAACTTCCTGAAATGCATTTTTGTATATTAGAAATTGAAAATAGAGCTCATGGGTCTAAAATATCTTTACTATTGAATGAATTGTACTTTCTGTATTGGAGCTCATGCTCCCTTTGATTCTAGCCTCTGTAGCAATGAGCTGTACCTTCTGTATTGGAGCCTTGTAAATCATTCATCCTGCAAGACAGGGTAATAATAATAAACAATGTGTTGAGTTTTTTTTTGTAAAACAACATTTCTTAAGAAAAGAAGGGACATGCCTGGTCTCTACATTTATCCTGGAAGCACATTATCCTCTCCTAATCTGACTGATTACTACTTTCTGTGGATTCATCCCAAGAATAAAAATTCCAAATTATCAATATTCACACGATAAAATTCTCCAATTCGATAGATACGGTTTATCTTGAGAAAAGTGCCAAAGGACATAACCTTCACAATGTCCCAAAGATGTCAAGCATACAAGCCACTACGCCACTGGTTCCTAATAAATAAATTCCTAATATAACAAAGACATACAAACCAATCAGTCTATGCCTCAGTATCTATCCTATCGTTTACTACAAAACATACTGAAACAAGGAAATCAAATTTATTATTGGAGCCAGGAGCATGAAGCACAGGCTCAACCAAACATGAAAGAGCCATCACCTATCATAATTCCGAAAGATCAGTCAATCGATCTCTTTAAAAGGAAAAAAATAATGAATACGAGAAGGTCGGGTTACTTTGTCAGAGGATCTGGCGAAGTTGTAGGCCTTCTAGGCCTTGGAGTGGCAACGAGCGGTCCTGGGTTGTTGTCGTGGCGGTGCGACAATACTGGACGTGGCGACATGATCTTGGAAGGGAATATGGAAGCGGAAACCTAGAAGGGAGATGGTGTAATCCCAGAATGGGAAGCGCCGCTATCGTGAAGGGTGCGGCGGCGGGTGTTGTCGTAGACGGCAACGGCGTCCATAGGGGATGAGGTGATGCCGTTAGCAGGGATGGAGGACTGGGATGGAGAAAATGAGGCGGAACCTGCACCCACCGCTTGCGGCGCTGCCTCCCCAACTACCTCTGGCTTGCCATGGTCACCACCTCGTGGTCGCTCCGACGGCGACATATGTGGAGCAGACGAGCCTGGAGGTGCTGAGCGAGGGAGACGTCGGGATGAAGTCGGAGTGGAGAGAAGCCAACACCAAACAGCCTGTGGGTTGGAGGACAACGATCGCGGCGGGGCTCGTGCTCGACATCGGGAGATGTGATTTTTCGAGGGATTCAAAGCGCTAggagacggggggggggggggggggggataggcTTAGAGGGTTTTTTTGTGGATAGGAGTAGGTTTGGCCTCGTGAGACCGTGATTAGCTAGGAAAGTAATGATTTTTCTTGCTAGACGTGTAGTATTTTCCTAGAATGTGCTTCCTGAAATAGGAAAGTTATCTTTCTAATTAACGTGATTGCCTAAAATAGGAACACCAGGCTAGGAATGAGAAATACCGTCTCATACAATGCCCCGATCATGAGTAATGATATACCATAATTACCTTCGAGCTCTGACTTGATCCGAGGAAGCAGAGACCGAGGTTTAGATTGAACGATCAGGATGTTCCtaatctccttcaccaaacgcgttgtatgacgtacgaccaactgaaatataatagtaaagattataTATATATCATTTTGCATGCTTCCTCGCGCTCATGAAGTATCTAACTTACAAGATTGCCTAGTTTACTAATACGCAGTGACATGTCGCGTTGAGGTGTTTGCGTGTTGGCTTTGCTCATTCGGGTGACTTGGTCGTCGACTCATATGGGCCAGGTGCAATCTCGGGGTCGGTGTTGTGTTGGTTGTTGTATCAGATTTTTGGACGTTTCACTTATAAACTATTCAAGCTATTTTTCGATTTAATAAATGAAAAAGTCATTGGCTGGGttcaaaacaaaaaatggaaagagAAGAGATGGGGTTCAGCCGTTCAGGGTGCATCATGCATGGCACGCCGTGATGGATCAAGCTTCAAGTGCTCTGACGGTAGAGGTGCACCGGCAGGCGTGGTTCCGCGTGCAGCACCAATGGCTTTGCCAAGCAGAGGTCTTGCTTGGACTCCATGAGATGGATGGCCGATACTCCAGCTGGTTTGGCCCATGTAAAGCCCTGTAGGAGCCTGCCGAAGAGCATGACGCTCATAGCTGTTCCTAGCGATGCTGCAATGCAACCACGGCGGCCGGTGCTGAAGGAGATGAACCTCAAGTCGTTCTCGATGAGCGCCACTTCGACGCCGTCTCCCATGTGGCGCTCCGGCTTGAAGCTGAGCGGGTCGTCCCAGACGGTCGGGTTTCGGCCCAGGCCGGTCCTGCTGAGGAGGAGGTGGCTTCCCTTGGGCACGCGGTAGCCGGCGACGATGGTGTCGGTGATGGCGACGTGCGGCACGTTGAAGGGAGCGATGGGATGCAGTCGAAACGCCTCGCGAATGCACGCCTTGAGGTAGTTAAGCTCGTGGATGTCGGACTCCTGCACCAGCCGCTCCCGACCGACCACTCGGTCCATCTCCTCCACCGCCTTGGCCAGCAACTCCGGGTTGTTCACCATCTCTGCCAGCACCCACTCCACGGCGTTGGATGGATTGTCTATCGCTGCTAATACCATGTCCTGCATGCATTTATGACGGCTATTATCAGCTTCCATATATGTACATGCAAATCTGTATCAATAATTAATTAACCGCGAATGATTGCTTACCTTGCACATTGCTTTGACCTCCTCGACGGTAAGCAACGGGTTGCCATCCCCATCTTTGAGCGTGATGAGAATGTCGAGGAAATCTTCCACCTCGTCCAGCCTCAGCTCGCCGCCCTTCCACTGCCTCCAACGCTCGTCAATGACCATGTCGTGCAGCCTATTCATCCTCGTGTTGGATTCCTTAACCACCTTCTCGTGGCCGTCGAGGTCAAGACCAAGCAGCCACGGGAGGTAGTCGCTGACacagaaggagaagaggatccccaCGACGGTGAAGGAAGCGTCCATGTGCTCCACCTCCAGCGGCCCCGGTCCACCGTCGGGCTGAGGTTCCCCGAAGTATCGCCTGCCGAACACAAGCCGGCGGATGACGTTGCCGCAGTAATGACGTGTGACGTGCCTAACATCGACATTGTTGGCGTCCGACGACCCCCTAGAGCTAGTGCCGGTGGCGAGGTTGTAGACATAGCTTGTGAAGTTGTCGGCCTCGTCGGCGCGCTTGTCGTGAAGCCACTTGTGGCGGGATGGGCAAACGATCTCGGAGGTGAACACCCGCCGCATCTTCTTCCACTGGTCCCCGAACGGCGAGAGCACCGCGTTCTTGTACCCGCAGCTGGCGGTTTCAGAGGCGAAGGTGAGCGGCCGGGACAAGAAGTTCGTGTCCTGCTTCTTGAGCACCTCCCTCGCTATCTTGGGGCAGGTGATGGTGACGACGTTGACACCGCCGAGGCGGAAGCAGGCGATGTCGGTGCCCATCTCCTTCATCAAAAGATGGATCCAACGGAACGCCGGCTTGTTGAGCATCATCTCAGGAAGGTTACCAACCACCGGCCACGGTAACGGCCCCGGTGGAAGCGGAACGGTTGCCGATGAGCATGGGCCACTGCAGATCTTTCTCTTGGGCCCTAACGACCTGTGGACAATGTATACAAGCATTATTACGGCGAGCAGCAAGGACACAGCGGAGCAAGTTCCTAGCATTGTGGAGACCGCTGATAGCTCCAGTCTAGTGTAACTTCAGTCTAGTTGGCCGGCCCGATCGATCTCAGCAGACAAGCTGTTCTCGCTCGAGGTCTCTATCTATGGATTTCGAGAGTGCCGAGGATTCGCCTTATGAATTTGGATGTGGATGACTATATAGACTATGCACCTTGTACAGATAAGAACAAAATAATGGTCCTTAAAGCTCCATGATAAACGTTGAAAATGGAAAATGGAGGCGAATCAAATGGTACTCTATGATAAACGTTGAAAATGGAGTATTAGTTAATGCTATTGATTAGCCTCTTTATTTTCACctaattcattaattaattataaaaTGGAGTAAATCGGCGCCTGATTTTTTTCCCTGAATCCAGGGATTGATTGCATGCTTCCTTTGCAAAAACTGCTCCAAATAACTGGATGCAGCAAGATCAAGCCATATTGTCTGCGTTTCTTTCTTCATCGACACCTGAAGTCGGGGCGATGATCATGTTTGCCACAACCTCACGGGAGGCGTTGTCCACCATTGAGGGAAGCTTTGCCTCGCAGTCCACCGCCAGAGCTATGCAGATCAGGGATCAGATGAGAGATTTGGAAAAACTTGATCAACCGGTGACAATCTATTTCAACAAATTGAAGTCCCTCTCGGATACCTTAACTTCGATCGGACAGCCTCTCCGCCAGGAGGAGTTTAACTCTCTGGTTCTCGCAGGT
Coding sequences within it:
- the LOC127338618 gene encoding tyrosine N-monooxygenase-like: MLGTCSAVSLLLAVIMLVYIVHRSLGPKRKICSGPCSSATVPLPPGPLPWPVVGNLPEMMLNKPAFRWIHLLMKEMGTDIACFRLGGVNVVTITCPKIAREVLKKQDTNFLSRPLTFASETASCGYKNAVLSPFGDQWKKMRRVFTSEIVCPSRHKWLHDKRADEADNFTSYVYNLATGTSSRGSSDANNVDVRHVTRHYCGNVIRRLVFGRRYFGEPQPDGGPGPLEVEHMDASFTVVGILFSFCVSDYLPWLLGLDLDGHEKVVKESNTRMNRLHDMVIDERWRQWKGGELRLDEVEDFLDILITLKDGDGNPLLTVEEVKAMCKDMVLAAIDNPSNAVEWVLAEMVNNPELLAKAVEEMDRVVGRERLVQESDIHELNYLKACIREAFRLHPIAPFNVPHVAITDTIVAGYRVPKGSHLLLSRTGLGRNPTVWDDPLSFKPERHMGDGVEVALIENDLRFISFSTGRRGCIAASLGTAMSVMLFGRLLQGFTWAKPAGVSAIHLMESKQDLCLAKPLVLHAEPRLPVHLYRQST